Below is a genomic region from Candidatus Neomarinimicrobiota bacterium.
CATACTACCGACAATTATAAGACTAAGGACAATGACCAAATTCAATCCAACAGTATCCACCAGTTTTGGCATACCGTTAATAATGCCAGCATTGATTATCAAGTACACAATACCCGTAATGGCGGATGTAATGAGAAATCCTTTGTAAGAAAATTTATATTTCCGGAAATAAATAATGAGTGCAATAAATGGCAACGCCAATAGGTTCAACAAATGAACCCCCGTAGCAAGACCAATCATATAAGCAATAATCAGGATATAGCGTTCATTCCCTTTGTCGTCCGCTCGCTCGGCCCAGTGGAGGATAAGCCACACCACAATAGCTGTAAAAAATGTAGAGAATCCATAGACCTCCGCTTCTACCGCATTGAACCAATGGGAGTCTGTGAAGGCAAATGTGAGAGCCCCAACCAGCGATCCGCCAAAGGTAATAATAGCATCCATTTGGGTTTGGATTTTACCGCGGTAATTGGAGATCAATTTCACAGTGGAGAGATATAAATACATTACCGCCAAAGCACTTACAACGGGCGAAATCAAATTCACACGAAAGGCAATATCCGGGTTAAAAGGAATCATTGAAAAAACGCGGGCAATAATAAGGTATAATGGACTTCCCGGAGGATGGGGCACGCCCAAGATATAGGATGTAGCAATAAATTCACCCGAATCCCAATAAGGAACGGTGTCGGCCATGGTGAGCAAATAGACCAAAAATGAGATCGCCAGAGCAAGCCCGGCGAAAATGCGATTGAGTTTTATATAATCAGAATGGATCAAGTGTTAGTCTTTCTTCTCTTTTTGAGACTTCGTCTCTTTCTTCTTCACTTTGGGAGACTTCGTCTCATTTTTGGCTTTGGGTTTTTTCTCAGCTTTTTCAGAAGTTTCTGGCTTCTGCTCTTCAGTCACCTGTGCATCACTGGTTTCTCCAGACTCATCAGATTGTGCAGCGCCCTCGCTGCCCTTTTTCTGTTCGTCGATGAAATTCAGTTTTAATTCGCTCAAGCTATGGATAATATATTGCTCTTCCCATTCGCTGAGGTTGCCCTTCATTTTTGTCTGGAGCATATCCAAAAGGTCAATATAATAGGTAGCCTGTTCTAAGTTTCGGTCTAAAGTATCAGTGACAGGATTTTTAACTTTTCCCAGTGATATCCACGCGCTCTGCACGAATGTGTTCACTAGATGAATAAATAATTGATCTTCTTTTTTTAATTGTTCTTCGGCCATGATATTCCTCTTGAGTGGCTTTAATTCAAATTCGGTGTAAATGTTTCATATACTGACAAAAACAGCCGGGGAAAATACATCATATACAGTTATATATCGAATATTCTATAGATTATCAGGAAATATTCACCCGCTCAAGTTTATCCTGATATTCCGCCATGAATCGCATGCGAATCAATTCATGCTTCGGCTGATTTAAATTCGGATCAGCTTTCACCAACTCAAAAGCGGCTTGGCGTGCTTTTCGCAATATGGGGCCATCAGTCACCATATCCGCAATTTTATATTTTAAGAATCCACTTTGGCGAATCCCAAAGAATTCCCCTGGTCCGCGGATTTTTAAATCTTCATCTGAAATCACGAAACCGTCGTTGGTGGATTCCATTATCCGCAGACGCTTTTTCGAATTGTTAGTAAAATTCCTGCGGACGAGAATGCA
It encodes:
- a CDS encoding DUF1844 domain-containing protein; the encoded protein is MAEEQLKKEDQLFIHLVNTFVQSAWISLGKVKNPVTDTLDRNLEQATYYIDLLDMLQTKMKGNLSEWEEQYIIHSLSELKLNFIDEQKKGSEGAAQSDESGETSDAQVTEEQKPETSEKAEKKPKAKNETKSPKVKKKETKSQKEKKD